Part of the uncultured Anaeromusa sp. genome is shown below.
CGCTGTTGCTGTTGCCAATGTAGTCAGATCCAAGGGCGACGGAGCTGGCCATCACCCCTAGCAGCAGAAGGAGTGACATTAAAAGAAAAAGCTTTTTTTTCACTGCAAACCTCCCCTCAAGTTTATAATATGCTAGTCGTCAAGAAGTGGTCCGGTTTGTCCGAGTCACTTTGATTTGTATTTCATGGGCGACGGACTAGCATAAGAGTAGAGACGGTAGTCAGCACCAGGAGTGCGGCCCCCTTTAATTCACAGCACCTCTTTTAGCGGCATTCGCTTACTATGGCATACATTTCCTGGACGCTAAAAGAGAGACTCATTGGATTAGCTCCTTTGCATTAGGATTATAGCCTTAAGAACTATTGTTGTGAGATCATTGTACTGCTAGTTTGCGGGGCGGACAACAGGGTATGTATCCAATTTTAGCGGCGCGATAGGCGGAGCAATATCCTTTTTCTAGCGCTTTAACTTATAAAAAAAGACCGTTCGGTGCGTTAACACCGAGCGGCATAAAAAGAAAATGGTTTAGCAATATTATTTTAACATGAAATGTTCAATATAATAGATTATAAAACTAATTTATTTAACAACTTTTTGAAAGGGGTAAATTTTTTCGAGCTGTTCTTGATAATACTGTTCAGGGGAAGGTGCGGAAATTAAAGCATCATGCGTGGTCTGTGAGATTCCAGGATGCCGATGGCTAGACCCGTCTTCAAAGGTGATTACGAGAACGTAGGTGGTGGGATTATAGCTGATATTGGAAAAACGTTTCAAGTTATTTTGAGTTTTATCCATGACATCACCTCTCAATTAGTAAGAATAACAATTCTCAACTATCATTTTAACACTAGAATTGCTTAACCTCAAGAAATAAAACGAAAAATTCAAATAAAAATAATTAAAAGTAAAAAATAGTCTTGATCCATAAAATGGAAGAAATAGCTTGGATGTATGTATTCAAGAAAGATGAAGAATAGCTGCGCTAAATAAAAGGAATATTTTGTTACTAACAGAATAATCTAAAATAGTAAAGCTTCTTTTAATAAGGGGCGTTTAGTAGTAAAAAGTAGAAAGGTGAAATTGCGAAAATGTCAGAATCGAAAGCGAGAGAAATGCTATGATTCTTTTAGAACGAGTACAAAAAGCTTTCTTAAGGACAATTTCTGGTTATTTTCGGTTACTTATTGTATCTATGGGGTTAATAGGGTCATTGCTGTTTTCTATTTTTACTTACTATGAAATTAGTAATGCCCGGGAGTTTGCATTAAAGAGCTTTGAACAAACAGTTCTTTTGGAAACTAATTATATAACGCATTGGTTCGAAGATAATGCAAGCCGGGTGCGGACGTTGTCTCAACTGCCGTCTGTACGCCGCGGAGATATGAATTCTTTTTTTCAGCGAGCGGGACTGTTTGCTAAAAACAATCCTCATATTACTGGGATTACGTTCATTAATGCAACTGGAAGGGCGGTATCCGGCGAAGATGTTTCAGATCGAGAATATTTTCAACGGGCAAAGCATGGAGAAGAGTATATTAGTGAAGCATTGCAAGGCCGTTCTAGTAAAGAGTGGATTGTAGTATTCAGTGCCCCTGTGTTTAATGATCAAGAAGAGTTTCTCGGCGCGGTTGTGAGCGCAGTAAAGCTTGATGCAATAGCTCAGGCGATGGAAGAATTTCATTTGGGTGTTACTGGGGAGACCTATCTGATTGCTCAGTCTGGTATGAAGATTAGCTTTTCGCGGCTTGGAGTGCCTAAGGACAGTAAAGAAATTCCCTGGAAAGGGCTCGGTGTAGAGTCTCTTTATGGAACGGAACGAGGGGAAATTATTTCTGGAGTATATGAAAATGCTAATGGTGAGAAGGTACTAGGCGCATATGGAAGTTTAGAGAAAAGTAGATGGGTAGTTGCTTGTGAGATTACAGAATATGAAATATTAGAACCTGTTTACAATAAAATCCTAATTGCAGCTCTGATTAGTATAGGGTTAGGAATTTTGGTCTTATATTGCACAACCTTCTTTTCACGACGCATTAATCACCCTATTTCGATTCTAATTGGGCAAGCTCAGAAAATTGAGCTTGGCAAGCTTCAATTTCTTCCGGAAACAGGAGTGTTTCCAGAAGAGAGTCCAAGAGAGCTAGGGGAAATTTACCGCGCGTTTCAAACG
Proteins encoded:
- a CDS encoding KTSC domain-containing protein, which produces MDKTQNNLKRFSNISYNPTTYVLVITFEDGSSHRHPGISQTTHDALISAPSPEQYYQEQLEKIYPFQKVVK